The nucleotide window CTGTTCATACAGAAAGTATTGATAATATTGTGATCAGTTTAAAATTAGCTAAAAATCAGGTAACAATGATCGAAATCCAACAATTCACCTTTGGTCCTCTTCAGGAAAACACCTACCTGCTTATTAACGGTAAAAGGGAATGTATAATTATAGACCCGGGTTGTTATTTTCAGGACGAAAGAAAAGAATTATTGCAATATATACAAACGGAGCGCTTAAATGTTACGAGATTGCTGAATACGCACTGCCACTTTGATCATATATTCGGCAACAAGCTGGTAGCGGATACGTTTGGGGTAAAGCCTGAAATACACAAAGACGATCAGGTGGTGCTGGACAACTCACAGGCAGTGGGAGCAATGTACAATATCCCTTTTGAGCCCTCTCCCATGCCGGGTCGTTACCTGGCAGAAGGAGAAAAAATCCCGTTTGGCGGCCACGAGCTGGAAGTACTGCTGACGCCCGGCCATTCTCCTGGCAGCGTGTCTTTTTATTGTCCTACCCAGCAGTTTGTGATCGGAGGCGATGTGCTCTTTTATCAAAGCATAGGCCGTACCGACCTGCCGGGAGGTAATCATGCTACCCTGTTGCGCAGCATACGGGAAAAACTCTTCGTATTGCCGGATGAGGTAAGGGTATTTCCCGGGCACGGTCCCGCCACTACGATCGGCTTCGAAAAGAAATATAACCCTTTTTTGATTTAGGGATTTCTTTATTTAGAGATTTAGATATTTTGAGAGGAAAACCCATATAAATCTCAAAATATCTAAATCTCCAAATCCCTAAATTACCTGATGTATTTTCCGATAAACGGCATCCTGGCAAATTCCTTCTTCTCCATCCGAAAGATAAACCACGTATAGGCGCCAAAGAAAGCGGTGGCTACCAGCAGCGACAATGGCTTCAGTGCATAGATGTCGCGTGGAGAAAGTACTTTGGCATTCAGCCAGCTATATACGTAATAGGTGAGCACTGCCACAGCAATGTAGGTGATCAGTTTAGGAAGATGATAAGGGATGGGATAATATTTTTGTCCGAGTACATAACATATCACCATCTGGATAAAATAACATACCATGGTGGCCAGTGCGGCGCCATAGTAGCCCATTACCGGTATCCACCAGTAGTTGAAGAGAAAAGCCAGTACAGCCGTGATCAGCGTGATCACTGCGCCCGTTTTGGTCCGGTCTGTCAGTTTGAACCAGATGGTCAGGTTATAATAGATGCCCAGGAACATGTTGGCCAGCAGCAGCACCGGCACAATACGCATCCCCTGATAATAGAAGGGAGTACGCAGGAATGCTTTCCAGACATTAAGATAAAGGCTTACAAAGAGGAACATGAGGCATAGCATCACTACAAACAGCTTCATGATACGGGCATATACCCGTTGCGGATTGTCGCTTTCAGCCTGTTTGAAGAAAAAAGGCTCTGCTCCTAACCGGAACGCCTGTATGAACATGGTGATCAGAATGGCCAGTTTATAGTTGGCGCTATACAGTGCGATAATTTCCTTTTTGGCCTCCATATTGTTGCCGGGCAGGAACTGAGGCAGAAACCAGGCCCGGTCAAAGGTTTCATTGACCATGCCGGCCATGCCCACAATGATCAGGGGCAGGGCGTAATGAAGCATCTGCTTCCAGAGGGCCAGGTCAAATTTCCATTCTATCCGCCGGATCTGTGGGAGGAACAGCACCAGTGTGATGGCGCTGCCCAGCATATTGCTCAGGTAGATATAACCAGTCATGTCACTTCCACTATGCGGGTTGGGTACCCACTGATAGCCGACTGCAGCCAGTTTGGGACAGATGGCCAGGAAAAAGATATTGAAGAAGATAGTCGTCAGTATGCCGGCTAGCCTGATGGCAGCATACCGCACCGGCCTGCCCTCCAGCCGCAGCTGGGCAAAGGGAATGGCCGTCAGGGCGTCAAAAGCCATCAGCAATACCACATAGGTATAAAAGGCCGGATGCCCGGTAAGCCCTGCCAGCTCTCCTGTATAGGAGTTGATCACCGTCCCCTTCAGCAACAGCAGCAGTACGGTGATAGATAAAGTCGATATCAGCAGTGAAATGGTGGACGTACCCAGCACATGCGCCTGGTTCTCTTTTTTGGCAAACCGGAAAAAGGCCGTCTCCATTCCATAGGTGAGCACAATATTGGCAAAAGGGATATAGGCATATACGTTAGACATCTCCCCAAAGGAGGCCTTCGTTAAAATACCGAGGTAAAAAGGAGTAAGGAAATAATTGAGCAGTTTGCTCATTATGTTACTCAAACCGTAATAAACCGTCTGTCCTGCCAGTTTCTTGATGCTGCTCAAACCCTGAAAATTTTATGCAAATTACGAATTAGTGCTGCGCTGTCACTCAAAATTTCCTCTGCGCTGCTGTTTTTTCTCCGACAGGCGCTTTTTAAACTGGATCCGTTTTTCAATAACAGCTTTGGAGGGCTTGGTGGCTACCCTTTTCTTGCGTGGTATCAATGCTTTGTTGATTAAATCATTGATTTTGAAGATAGCCTCATGTTTGTTGCCCAGCTGGGTACGCGCTGTCTGTGATTTTACCAGCAGCATTCCTTCTGAATTGATACGGTTGGCCAGTTTCTCGCGCAGTGTCTGCTTTTGTTCGGGGGTTAACAGGGCGGAGGCTTCTATGTTGAAATAGGCTTCCACCATGGTTTCCACCTTGTTCACATTTTGCCCGCCCGAACCGCCACTGCGGGCCGTACGGAATGTGAGCTCAGGTGTAACGTCAATGTTCATTGTATGATTGTTTTTTATAATGCAAAATTACACAAATAGGGAGGCAATTTATTAAATCTCTCTGAAATCCGCCCGGGAATGGTGTTGTGCCTTTGCAGTTTATAGCCTTACAGGGAGTAAGGGATCAGATAAACGCCTGCTGAATCTTTTGTCAGGGAAACAGGGTTTTCTCCCAGTGTAACAGCCTGAATGGAGGTTGTACAACAGCCATTACTTTTGGGGGTGATGGTGAGTTTTTCCCGTGTCATTTTTCCGGGTCTGCCCACCTCCAACTGTAAACGTGGCCAGGATTCAGGACCATAAAGCACATTTTTATCCCAGGGCGACTGGCGTGTCTCCAGTACTTGTTTATCATCGTAAATAAACCGGATGCTATCTGAAGATATATTGGCATGAGGACCAAATACAAGGTCTTCCCCTGTTCTGGCATCTACCAGCCGGAATCTTAAAGGCTCGCTAAAGTAGCAGCAGTTGCCGCAGGGGTCTTCATCTTTCTTGCTTTTATTGCTACAGGCACTTATCAACAGGGCAATAAACAGAATACAGGGTAGAAGGCGGGTCATAATATTTTGATTTTGGTAAACGTTAAGCGTGTAAAAGCGGAAAATGTTACGCCTGATTGTATTAATTTCCCGCTTTCTTAAACAGGATAAATATGAGAGTAGTCATACAGCGTGTGTCGCAGGCATCGGTCACTGTAGATGGGGTAGTCACCGGTCAGATAGGCCAGGGACTTGTGATATTGCTGAGCATCGAAGATGCCGACGGGCAGGAGGATATCAACTGGTTAAGCAGCAAGATCGTCAACCTGCGCATCTTCAACGACGACGATGGCGTAATGAACGTTTCCGTGAAAGATATGCATGCCGACATTCTGCTGATAAGCCAGTTTACGCTGCATGCCTCCACCAAAAAAGGAAACAGACCTTCGTATATCCGTGCCAGTAAACCCGATGTGGCTATTCCGCTGTATGAGAAAATGTTTCTGCAGCTGGAACAGGACCTGGGTACCACCATCCAGCGTGGTATCTTCGGCGCTGATATGAAGGTGGCGCTGATCAACGATGGGCCGGTCACCATTATCATCGATAGCCATAACCGCGAGTAGATTAAACCATTGTTCATACAATCCGTTATCTTTAAAACTTTAATCCATTATCCATGACTATACAGGAAGCTCAGGAAAAGATCGACAACTGGATCAACACCACCGGTGTACGCTATTTCAGTGAACTGACCAACATGGCCATTCTTACAGAAGAAGTGGGAGAAGTAGCCCGTGTAATGGCCCGGCAGTATGGCGATCAGTCTGCTAAAGAGAGTGATAAAAAAAGAGAACTGGCCGATGAGCTGGCCGATGTGATGTGGGTATTACTCTGTATCGCCAATCAAACCGGTATAGACATGACGGTGGCTCTGGAGAAAAACTTCGAAAAGAAAAATATCAGGGATGCTACCAGACATACCAGCAACCCGAAATTAAAATAATCACCACTACCCCACTCCGCCTATAAAACCTATTGCATGAACAGAACGACAGGAAAAATACAACTGTACTGGAAAGTGCTGAAAGAGTCGGCCAGCGCTTTTATAGATGGTAAAGTACTGAAACTCAGTGCTGCACTGGCTTACTACACTATTTTCTCCGTAGCGCCCATGCTTATCATTATCATCTTTTTCTGTGATCTGTTTCTGGGCAAGGAAGCGGTGGAAGGCAGCATCTATGGCCAGATACAGGGACTGGTAGGCAGCGAAGCCGCCCTACAGATACAGTCCATGATCCGTAATGCTACCCTGTCAAACGATATGAACTGGGCTACCATGGTGGGTTTCGTGACCCTGATCATCGGTGCTACCGGTGTATTCGCTGAGATCCAGGATTCCATTAACTTTATCTGGGGACTGAAGTCGAAGCCTAAGAAAAATGGCCTGCTGCGTATGTTGCTCAACCGGCTGTTGTCTTTTTCGCTGGTAGTGAGCATGGGCTTTATTCTGCTGGTATCGCTGGCTATCAATGGTCTGGTGGAGCTCTTCCAGAATGTGCTCTACCGGCTCATACCCACCAAACTGACCACCACCGTGATCGTATATGTGGCCAATCTGGTAGTGCCTTTCATAGTCATTACCATCTTGTTTTCCATCATCTTTAAAGTATTGCCGGACGCCCGTATCAGGTGGAAAGATGTGGTGGTAGGCGCTATTGCGACCGCAGTACTGTTTATGATCGGTAAATTCGGCATCGGGTATTACCTGGGTGCCAGCAAGGTCAGCTCCACCTACGGAGCAGCCGGTTCGGTGGTTATCATACTGTTGTGGGTGTATTATTCCGCAGCTATCCTGTATTTTGGGGCTGTCTTCACCCGGGTGTACATCCGGCATTTCGGAAGGGAGATCTATCCTAACGACTATGCTGTATGGGTAAAACAGGTAGAAGTGCCGTATGAGCGGCCGGTTAAGGAAAATGAAGTGGAAGAAGGTTGAATTTACTGCCAGTAATGGCATTACATATTATATAATAATTACAAACATATTTTCAAATTTGGCATTTATCTTTGCGCCACTATGTCTACAGATCAGAATAAATTCCAGGCGATTATATCGCATTGTAAAGAATACGGTTTTGTTTTTCCATCCAGCGAGATATATGATGGATTGAGCGCTGTTTATGATTACGGTCAGTACGGCGCGGAGCTGAAGAAAAATATTAAGGACTACTGGTGGAAGAGCATGACCCAGCTGCACGAAAATATCGTGGGGCTCGATGCTGCCATCTTTATGCATCCTACCATCTGGAAGGCATCCGGACATGTGGACAACTTCAGCGATCCAATGATCGACAACAAGGACAGCAACAAGCGTTACCGGGTAGACCACCTGCTGGAGGCCTTTGCCGAAACACTGCCGGAAGCGGAAGGCAATGCCCTGCTGGCCAAAATGGACGAACTCCTGAAAGAAAACGACTTCGCAGGCCTTAAAACCCTGATCGAAGACAATAAAATTAAATGTAGTGTCAGCGGCACCTGCAACTGGACCGAAGTACGTCAGTTCAACCTGATGTTCTCCACCCAGCTGGGCAGCGTAACCGATGAAGCCAATGAAATATACCTGCGTCCTGAAACAGCACAGGGTATCTTTGTAAACTTCCTCAACGTGCAGAAAACCGGCAGGATGAAAGTGCCTTTCGGTATCGCACAGATAG belongs to Chitinophaga sp. HK235 and includes:
- a CDS encoding polysaccharide biosynthesis C-terminal domain-containing protein produces the protein MSSIKKLAGQTVYYGLSNIMSKLLNYFLTPFYLGILTKASFGEMSNVYAYIPFANIVLTYGMETAFFRFAKKENQAHVLGTSTISLLISTLSITVLLLLLKGTVINSYTGELAGLTGHPAFYTYVVLLMAFDALTAIPFAQLRLEGRPVRYAAIRLAGILTTIFFNIFFLAICPKLAAVGYQWVPNPHSGSDMTGYIYLSNMLGSAITLVLFLPQIRRIEWKFDLALWKQMLHYALPLIIVGMAGMVNETFDRAWFLPQFLPGNNMEAKKEIIALYSANYKLAILITMFIQAFRLGAEPFFFKQAESDNPQRVYARIMKLFVVMLCLMFLFVSLYLNVWKAFLRTPFYYQGMRIVPVLLLANMFLGIYYNLTIWFKLTDRTKTGAVITLITAVLAFLFNYWWIPVMGYYGAALATMVCYFIQMVICYVLGQKYYPIPYHLPKLITYIAVAVLTYYVYSWLNAKVLSPRDIYALKPLSLLVATAFFGAYTWFIFRMEKKEFARMPFIGKYIR
- a CDS encoding MBL fold metallo-hydrolase; amino-acid sequence: MIEIQQFTFGPLQENTYLLINGKRECIIIDPGCYFQDERKELLQYIQTERLNVTRLLNTHCHFDHIFGNKLVADTFGVKPEIHKDDQVVLDNSQAVGAMYNIPFEPSPMPGRYLAEGEKIPFGGHELEVLLTPGHSPGSVSFYCPTQQFVIGGDVLFYQSIGRTDLPGGNHATLLRSIREKLFVLPDEVRVFPGHGPATTIGFEKKYNPFLI
- a CDS encoding nucleotide pyrophosphohydrolase; amino-acid sequence: MTIQEAQEKIDNWINTTGVRYFSELTNMAILTEEVGEVARVMARQYGDQSAKESDKKRELADELADVMWVLLCIANQTGIDMTVALEKNFEKKNIRDATRHTSNPKLK
- the arfB gene encoding alternative ribosome rescue aminoacyl-tRNA hydrolase ArfB gives rise to the protein MNIDVTPELTFRTARSGGSGGQNVNKVETMVEAYFNIEASALLTPEQKQTLREKLANRINSEGMLLVKSQTARTQLGNKHEAIFKINDLINKALIPRKKRVATKPSKAVIEKRIQFKKRLSEKKQQRRGNFE
- the dtd gene encoding D-aminoacyl-tRNA deacylase, which produces MRVVIQRVSQASVTVDGVVTGQIGQGLVILLSIEDADGQEDINWLSSKIVNLRIFNDDDGVMNVSVKDMHADILLISQFTLHASTKKGNRPSYIRASKPDVAIPLYEKMFLQLEQDLGTTIQRGIFGADMKVALINDGPVTIIIDSHNRE
- a CDS encoding YihY/virulence factor BrkB family protein, yielding MNRTTGKIQLYWKVLKESASAFIDGKVLKLSAALAYYTIFSVAPMLIIIIFFCDLFLGKEAVEGSIYGQIQGLVGSEAALQIQSMIRNATLSNDMNWATMVGFVTLIIGATGVFAEIQDSINFIWGLKSKPKKNGLLRMLLNRLLSFSLVVSMGFILLVSLAINGLVELFQNVLYRLIPTKLTTTVIVYVANLVVPFIVITILFSIIFKVLPDARIRWKDVVVGAIATAVLFMIGKFGIGYYLGASKVSSTYGAAGSVVIILLWVYYSAAILYFGAVFTRVYIRHFGREIYPNDYAVWVKQVEVPYERPVKENEVEEG